In Legionella beliardensis, the following are encoded in one genomic region:
- a CDS encoding APC family permease: MSNKHVLSIFSLTMITVGSVDSIRNLPATALFGSQLIFFFLLGALFFLIPTALVSAELASGWAEQGGIYIWVKEAFGKKAGFLAIWLQWIENVIWYPTILSFVAGTIGYLINPSLVTNPVFLWLVITASFWIVTWINISGMKSAALFSNICAISGLIVPMTLIIALGIVWLLGNNPSQIQFNLHSILPQGHESSLWVSLTAIMMSFCGIEIATVHANDVHNPQYAFPRALVISVAIILVTLILGSLAIAIVLPNKEINLVAGIMQAFNAFFGRYHLIWLMPIIALMLIMGGLGGVSNWIIAPTKGLMVAASEGNLPEIFRRSNKHGAPIVILIIQAIIVTVLSALFLFMPSVNSSYWLLTALAAQLYMLMYLIMFVAAIKLRISHPKKPRLFKIPGGLLGMLIVSGIGIIGVLATLVVSFIPPDTIDIGSITRYELTLVFGLVVMCLPPFISTRFQKSKINSKKQLEVA; the protein is encoded by the coding sequence ATGAGTAACAAGCATGTATTGAGTATTTTTAGCCTGACTATGATTACTGTTGGATCAGTTGATAGTATCCGTAATTTACCTGCTACCGCTTTATTTGGCAGCCAACTGATTTTTTTCTTTCTGCTTGGTGCTTTATTTTTCTTAATTCCTACGGCATTAGTTTCTGCAGAATTAGCCTCAGGATGGGCAGAGCAAGGTGGAATTTATATTTGGGTTAAAGAAGCTTTTGGTAAAAAAGCTGGATTTTTAGCTATTTGGCTACAATGGATTGAAAATGTTATTTGGTATCCCACTATCCTATCTTTTGTCGCGGGTACAATTGGCTATCTAATTAATCCTTCATTGGTTACCAACCCTGTCTTTCTGTGGTTAGTTATTACCGCGTCTTTTTGGATTGTCACTTGGATTAATATTAGTGGTATGAAATCAGCAGCTCTTTTTAGTAATATCTGTGCGATTTCAGGGTTAATTGTGCCTATGACATTAATTATTGCCTTAGGTATAGTATGGTTATTAGGCAATAATCCTTCTCAAATTCAATTTAATTTGCATAGCATATTGCCACAAGGGCATGAAAGCTCATTATGGGTTTCCTTAACAGCAATTATGATGTCTTTTTGCGGTATCGAAATTGCTACGGTGCATGCAAATGATGTTCATAACCCTCAATATGCATTTCCGCGGGCTTTAGTTATTTCAGTAGCAATTATTCTAGTAACGTTAATTCTGGGCTCGTTAGCAATTGCAATTGTCTTACCAAATAAAGAAATTAACTTAGTTGCTGGCATCATGCAGGCATTTAATGCTTTTTTTGGACGTTATCATCTAATTTGGCTGATGCCAATTATTGCGTTAATGCTGATTATGGGTGGTTTAGGTGGGGTAAGTAATTGGATAATCGCACCAACAAAAGGATTAATGGTCGCAGCTTCGGAAGGAAATTTGCCAGAAATATTTCGACGATCTAATAAGCATGGTGCACCTATCGTTATTCTAATCATTCAAGCAATTATTGTTACCGTGCTATCTGCCCTCTTTCTTTTTATGCCCAGTGTTAATAGTTCCTATTGGTTGTTAACGGCATTAGCTGCGCAATTATATATGTTGATGTATTTGATTATGTTTGTTGCAGCTATTAAGCTTAGGATAAGCCATCCAAAAAAACCGCGGCTTTTTAAAATACCGGGCGGGCTATTAGGTATGTTAATCGTATCAGGGATAGGCATTATCGGTGTATTAGCTACTTTAGTCGTTAGTTTTATACCTCCTGATACTATTGATATTGGTAGCATTACTCGCTATGAATTAACCTTAGTATTTGGTTTAGTTGTAATGTGCTTACCACCCTTTATCAGTACTAGATT